In a genomic window of Synechococcus sp. MU1643:
- the pyrC gene encoding dihydroorotase: MSDQISIIAPDDWHVHLRDGEMLNQVVAHTARRFQRAIVMPNLRPPVTTVAAARAYRDRIQAASPADLEFTPLMTAYLTDSIAPAALETGFREGVFAAAKLYPANATTNSAAGVTDLLQIDPVLETMARIGMPLLIHGEVTDSEIDIFDREAVFIERHLAPLRDRHPELKVVFEHITTEQAVQYVSSADSHLAATITPHHLHINRNAMFAGGLRSDFYCLPVAKRECHRQALRRAATSGDPRFFLGTDTAPHDRSFKESSCGCAGIFNAPFALESYAQVFDEEGALANLEAFTSLNGPDFYNLPVNSRQITLQRRDHLVPELVNGLVPFHAGEILSWAVADASNQVQL; this comes from the coding sequence ATGTCTGATCAGATCTCGATCATCGCTCCAGATGATTGGCACGTTCATCTCCGCGATGGAGAGATGCTGAACCAGGTTGTGGCCCATACAGCCCGCCGTTTTCAGCGGGCCATCGTGATGCCCAACCTGCGTCCACCGGTGACCACGGTGGCTGCTGCACGTGCTTACCGCGACCGCATTCAGGCGGCGAGTCCCGCTGATCTGGAGTTCACGCCCCTGATGACGGCGTATCTCACGGATTCGATTGCTCCTGCCGCGCTTGAGACGGGGTTTCGCGAGGGGGTGTTTGCCGCGGCCAAGCTTTATCCCGCCAACGCCACCACCAATTCCGCAGCAGGGGTGACGGATCTGCTGCAGATCGATCCTGTGCTCGAAACGATGGCCCGGATCGGCATGCCCTTGCTGATCCATGGTGAAGTCACGGATAGCGAGATCGACATCTTCGACCGTGAGGCGGTGTTTATCGAACGCCATCTGGCACCGCTGCGGGACCGCCATCCCGAGCTGAAGGTTGTGTTCGAGCACATCACCACCGAGCAAGCGGTGCAGTACGTCAGCTCAGCGGATAGTCATCTCGCCGCCACCATCACCCCCCACCATCTCCACATCAACAGAAACGCGATGTTTGCTGGCGGGTTGCGGAGTGATTTTTATTGCCTCCCCGTGGCCAAGCGGGAGTGTCACCGACAGGCCCTGCGCCGGGCGGCCACCAGCGGCGACCCACGCTTCTTTCTCGGTACAGACACGGCACCGCACGACCGGTCATTTAAGGAAAGTTCCTGCGGATGCGCCGGCATTTTCAATGCACCCTTCGCCCTGGAGAGCTATGCCCAGGTTTTTGATGAGGAAGGCGCTCTGGCCAATCTCGAAGCCTTCACCAGTTTGAATGGGCCGGACTTCTACAACCTTCCGGTCAACAGCCGTCAGATCACGTTGCAACGTCGTGACCATCTTGTGCCGGAACTT
- a CDS encoding SulP family inorganic anion transporter, which translates to MLNRISTSNLRGDAFGGVTAAVIALPMALAFGVAATGDPAPGLWGAVIIGLVASVFGGTPTLISEPTGPMTVVFTSVILSFTATAPDKETAMAMAFTVVILAGLFQILFGVFRLGRYVTQMPYTVISGFMSGIGAILVILQLPAFLGQTVSGGVMGTLSNLPGLIAGIEPMELALALITVAILWFTPASVKRFCPPQLLALVFGTVLSMTLFHDAGLKTIPPFNAELPSLHVPTFSGGQLRLMFVDAAVLGMLGCIDALLTSVVADSLTRTEHNSNKELVGQGLANIASGLFGGLPGAGATMGTVVNIQAGGRSALSGIVRAVILMVAVLAAAPLASTIPLAVLAGIALKVGIDIIDWDFLQRAHHLSVKAAVITYGVIALTVLVDLITAVGIGVFVANVLTIDRMSALQSRKVKTISTADDDVELTDEEQVLLDQASGKVLLFQLAGPMIFGVAKAISREHNAIGNCQAVVFDLSEVSHLGVTAAIALENAVKEAIEEGRKVFLVGATGSTEKRLQKLKLLERLPQSHISCDRLDALRLAVKGLPLNV; encoded by the coding sequence TTGTTGAACCGGATCAGCACCAGCAACCTGCGGGGTGACGCCTTTGGTGGCGTGACCGCCGCGGTGATTGCTCTGCCGATGGCCCTGGCCTTTGGGGTTGCCGCAACGGGTGACCCTGCCCCTGGGCTTTGGGGGGCCGTGATCATCGGCTTGGTGGCGTCTGTTTTCGGCGGAACGCCCACCTTGATTTCCGAACCCACCGGTCCGATGACGGTGGTGTTCACTTCGGTGATCCTGAGCTTCACCGCCACCGCTCCGGACAAGGAAACGGCGATGGCCATGGCCTTCACCGTGGTCATCCTCGCGGGTCTGTTCCAAATCCTGTTCGGTGTCTTCCGTCTGGGTCGATACGTCACCCAGATGCCCTACACGGTGATCTCCGGCTTCATGTCTGGGATTGGAGCGATCTTGGTGATTCTCCAGCTGCCCGCCTTCCTGGGGCAGACCGTATCGGGCGGGGTGATGGGAACCCTGTCCAACCTGCCGGGCTTGATTGCTGGTATTGAGCCGATGGAGCTTGCGCTGGCTTTGATCACCGTCGCGATCCTCTGGTTCACCCCAGCCAGCGTGAAGCGTTTCTGTCCGCCGCAGCTGCTGGCTTTGGTGTTTGGAACGGTTCTGTCGATGACCTTGTTCCACGACGCTGGCCTCAAGACCATTCCGCCGTTCAACGCTGAGCTTCCCAGCTTGCATGTGCCCACCTTTTCGGGTGGACAGCTGCGTTTGATGTTCGTGGATGCAGCTGTGCTGGGCATGCTCGGTTGCATCGATGCGCTGCTCACGTCTGTTGTGGCCGACAGCCTCACCCGCACTGAGCACAACTCAAACAAGGAATTGGTTGGCCAGGGACTGGCCAACATCGCTTCAGGCCTCTTTGGAGGGCTGCCTGGAGCTGGAGCCACCATGGGCACCGTGGTCAACATTCAGGCCGGTGGACGTTCGGCCCTGTCGGGCATTGTCCGGGCAGTGATTCTGATGGTGGCCGTCCTGGCCGCTGCCCCTCTCGCATCCACGATTCCCCTCGCTGTGCTGGCGGGCATCGCCCTGAAGGTGGGCATCGACATCATCGATTGGGATTTCCTCCAACGGGCCCACCATCTCTCGGTGAAAGCGGCCGTGATCACCTATGGCGTGATTGCGCTCACGGTGCTGGTGGATCTCATCACTGCAGTGGGCATCGGTGTTTTCGTGGCCAACGTGCTCACCATTGATCGGATGAGTGCATTGCAGTCCAGAAAGGTGAAAACGATCAGCACCGCCGATGACGATGTGGAGCTGACCGATGAAGAGCAGGTTTTGCTGGATCAGGCCTCCGGCAAGGTTCTGTTGTTCCAGCTCGCCGGTCCAATGATCTTCGGCGTGGCCAAGGCCATCTCGCGCGAGCACAACGCCATCGGCAATTGTCAGGCGGTGGTCTTCGACCTCTCCGAGGTGTCACACCTTGGAGTAACCGCTGCAATCGCACTCGAAAATGCCGTCAAGGAAGCGATTGAAGAAGGACGTAAGGTGTTTTTGGTGGGTGCAACGGGCAGCACGGAGAAGCGTCTTCAGAAGCTGAAGCTGTTGGAACGACTCCCCCAAAGCCACATCAGTTGTGATCGCCTTGATGCCTTGCGCCTTGCCGTGAAAGGTTTGCCGCTGAATGTCTGA